Below is a window of Phoenix dactylifera cultivar Barhee BC4 chromosome 7, palm_55x_up_171113_PBpolish2nd_filt_p, whole genome shotgun sequence DNA.
GGGTTCTGCTCTCTTTCCACTATTTTGCAGCTCTAGAAATCCCAGCCACCTATAGAAAGCAGCTAGTGAAGAAAAGAAATACAATAGAGAACAGCGGCGGGCCAGAGGAAAACAACGAGCTGTAGGGTAAAGCTCTGGAACATCTTTCGCAGTGTCCTTATATAGTTGACGATCTATACTTTAGCAAATAATTGACAGATTTTATATGGATTCagaattttattttctattcttCACCATCTACAGACAGTCTAGAATTGTTAAATACAATTAAAGTTGAGGTAGCTTATAGATTCTAACTTCCGCAATGTGTTGGGTTGACTTAGTATCATATTAGGGTTGTATTACAAGGCAAGGTGTGTTATATACTAGAACTAAAGTGAGAATATTGTAATGTGCCTATAGTAAAGGATGTAAAATGTGCGTATAATGAACTAGTTTATATATTACGAGATGATTCAATGAAGTAGATCTTGGTTTGGCTTCAAGGTTATCTGTTGCACAAGTAAACAAATTAATAAATTTGGATGAGATTCAGCTTTGCTTTGCTTGATAAATGGCCATTTATTGTACAATTATTTAACTCGAAGTTTCAACTGACAATTTTGTGCTTCTGTGACAGTAAGTTGAGAATTCAAGCCATTGCTTCATCTACATTGGAGTCAGTCTTGGGACTTGGCAAAGCAAGGCTCTAGTTACGACAAAATAAATAGTACAAAAGCTTATATTATATGATTCATCTTGTAAAGTTTTCCAACTAAACAATATCTTCTAGAGGCTCCTAAATTCTCCACACAAAGTTTTTCATCTCCTCATAGCTTCAAGATTGATAATTGATATGCATGAACAAGGATTATGTAATACACCTTATGTTATATGAAGCAGAGAGTTGTTTCAAGCAGAACAGTTTTGAAACTATGTCAAGCAAGAAATGTAGAAACATTTGAGCACGAACTTGAACTTGTTCACCTGAGAGCTGGAAAATTGCAACTAACAATTCCAAAACTAAACCAAGCAGACAAACAAATTGCTTTTGGCTATGGGCAGGCTTTTGTTTGCATTAAGGACCAAAGACACACAAGCTGGGTGAAGTAACAGGTAGCAAGATGCTCATGCTTCAGAAACCTGATTAATGTACCATTCTTCAAAAATTCCTAAGATAATAAGTAAATAAACAATGAACTCCTGGGCTATTATCACAATTGAAAAATAGGCTGCTCGTGGTGATGTTTTAGTATTATGTACATTTATTCATAATAGTCTGGACAACTAAAGAACTTATAAAAGCATTTTAATGCTAGGATCAATAATAGAATCTAAGCTTTTCAATGGTTACCTTATTTCTTCTTGTCTTATCAGCACCATTTACTAGCAGTAGTTTTGCAATATCTCTATTTCTACTTTGTATGGCAACATGCAACGGTGTCCAGCCATCCTGTATAGTGATTGCAAATAAAAAGTAAACATTTGGGCCATATAACAGTACAAAAAATTATGCCGATTAATATGACACTCACATTATCTGCAACATTTACATCAACTTTATATTTGATAAGTAACTTCACAGTTTGCATTGCACCAACTTGAACCGCATAATGCAGTGGTGTGGCACCATCCTATCAGAAGGATGACAAACTTTGTAATTTAAATTTCACTGAGAACAATAGCATGTGGAGTTAGAAGTAGGAACTTTTTCTTACCCTATCCCTGATATGAGGATTTGCACCTTTCCGCAGAAGATGGCTAATAACAGCCTCCTTTTTACCAATCACTGCTTTATGAAGAGCAGTGAAACCATCCTGTGTCACCAAACCTACTCAAGCTCCATTGTTTTAGATGAGATATAttacattttaattttttagacaGTTCATCTAGGGAATTAAAAACCTACCTTGTCCACAGAATCAATTTCAATACCAAGCTCCAGTAGTTTATCCATGAAAGGTATTTGCCCTGACAATGCCAGATTATGAAATGGGTTCCACTTCATCTGTATTAAATTATACAAGTAAGCAGTCAAATGGTTGATATTATCCTAACAAGGAATGAAAACACCAATTAGCTGCATCATATCAtctttaggaaaaaaaatcatgagatATGCTAGTTTATGCAACAGTATTAATATAGGAAACAACTGTTACATATGAGACCACTAGAATACTGTTTTATTTGTGTATTTATGTATATGTCAAGAATAAAAGACACTTGgttgggggaaaaaaaatacttaacaGTCGATATTTTGCTGAGATCAGGAACTTCATTTTCTTGCAAAATAGCCTTCTCTTCTGGTTCTAACAGCAGTTCAACTTCTGCAAGAAGTAGGAAATAGATGGGCAGCCTACCATGGAAAGGGTAGAGCCAGAGCAATAAATAACAGCCTCACAGTTCTCCAAGTACGATCGGTAACTTGTCATAACTACAAAAGTGTCATCTAACTGCACTAGAGACTTATCCATAAATGGGTATACACATGGAAAAGGTACAAATGGTTAATGTTATCTTCCTTCTATGTCCTGATGCTTGGTATAAATAATAAAACATGTTTAAGAAAAGCAGAGAAAGTGATAagtaaataaaaggaaaaaaagaagagcaaaACATACATGAAAGCCTAAAAGAGAGAAACCATAATTAAACAAAACAAGAAGCCCACTTAGGGTCAGTTTGGACAGTAAATTAGCTTATCCATGTAAAATCTCTCATGTGAGTTGGAAGGTGTGAAGAGGAGGAATAGCAGAAGTTTTGAGCAAATGTGATAATCTAAAGCATCAGCCTCCATGTGGTATTCCACTAATTtgtaaagaaacaaaaacaacaACGTTCCCAAACAGGCTATCAATATCGGGGGTGCCGCTTCTGTTGATTCCTCctgtttctctctttcttcccatTCTTTGCTAAGCATCTCCCACATGGCGTGGGAGATTGATACGGCGATCAGGAGTTCAAACAAGTCTTCAAGCGGACAGTAAAACTAATACCCAACAGCCGGTTCGGAAAAAAACATCGGAAAACAAATCACTTGGCACAAGCAAATGAGAAAAACGCTGGTAggcgatagagagagagagagaaaaaaaaaaaccataagAAAACCTGCTGCACGCATTAATGCAAGCATATCACCGTAGAAACGCAACGGAGCATAACTAACTAATGGTTGAAAAGTTTCCCAATAAGAGCCTGAGAATTCAAAAGGCGGCAAAAA
It encodes the following:
- the LOC103710029 gene encoding ankyrin repeat domain-containing protein EMB506, chloroplastic gives rise to the protein MLAGAALSSPRLLRLHSFVAFRSGEALRAPNSSSLSLTPLPVPRVSSSLVNLARPSSGARSKRDAESFWEDPDDGYGSDYEEMDREVEERGVEKEAEPSYLGNNANKSTTSAYEEELVKEVELLLEPEEKAILQENEVPDLSKISTMKWNPFHNLALSGQIPFMDKLLELGIEIDSVDKDGFTALHKAVIGKKEAVISHLLRKGANPHIRDRDGATPLHYAVQVGAMQTVKLLIKYKVDVNVADNDGWTPLHVAIQSRNRDIAKLLLVNGADKTRRNKDGKTPLDLSLCYGRDFKSYELAKLLKLVPANRDP